In one window of Fusobacterium perfoetens DNA:
- a CDS encoding xanthine dehydrogenase family protein molybdopterin-binding subunit → MKVVNTSVIKKDAMALVTGKPVYTDDIAPSDCLVIKLLRSPYAHALIEDINIDIAKKVPGIECIFTYKDVPNKRFTLAGQTYPEPSPYDRLILDKRLRFVGDVVAIVAGENEKAVEKAIKLIKVKYDVQEPILDFRKSKDSNILIHPEENWKALCPVGADNKRNLCASATDGDQNIDKVFAECDVVLQNTYHTKANQQAPMETFRAYATKDMFGRLNIVSSTQIPFHVRRIVANALDISKSNIRVIKPRIGGGFGAKQTAVMEIYPAFVTYMTGKNSKLIFTREESQTASSPRHEMEVTVKIGATKDGKIKAIDLYTLSNTGAYGEHGPTTVGLSGHKSIPLYSKADSYRFTYDVVYTNTMSAGAYRGYGATQGIFAIESIIDELAEKLGMNPIELREKNMVREGDFMPAYYGETANSCALDRCLARAKKMIDWDSKYPRRDMGNGKVRGVGLGFSMQGSSISNVDVGSVAIKVGDDGFYNLMVGATDMGTGCDTVLAQIAAECLDCSVDNIITQGVDTDVSPYDSGSYASSTTYLTGMAVVKTCEKLIERIKEKGAEYIGSSVEDVDFDGKRVYDLATNKEISLKDIANKAFCNNTNILYASESHSSKVSPPPYMVGIAEVEVDTETGKVDIINYKAVVDCGTVVNPNLARIQTEGGIVQGIGMALYEDVVYTEKGNLQTGSFMQYKIPTRMDIGEVEVQFESSYEPTGPFGVKSIGEVVINTSSPAIANAVYNAVGVRIRELPITPEKVFMGMKKLNEN, encoded by the coding sequence ATGAAAGTAGTTAATACCTCAGTTATAAAAAAAGATGCTATGGCACTTGTTACAGGAAAACCTGTGTACACTGACGATATAGCTCCAAGTGATTGTCTAGTTATAAAACTTTTAAGAAGTCCTTATGCACACGCACTTATAGAGGATATAAATATAGATATTGCAAAAAAAGTGCCAGGAATTGAGTGTATCTTTACATATAAAGATGTGCCAAATAAAAGATTTACTTTGGCTGGTCAAACTTATCCAGAGCCAAGTCCATATGATAGACTTATCCTTGACAAAAGATTAAGATTTGTAGGAGACGTTGTGGCAATAGTTGCTGGAGAAAATGAAAAAGCTGTAGAAAAAGCTATAAAACTTATAAAAGTAAAATATGATGTACAAGAGCCAATCTTGGATTTTAGAAAATCTAAAGATAGCAATATCTTAATCCACCCAGAAGAAAACTGGAAAGCTCTTTGTCCAGTAGGTGCTGACAACAAAAGAAATCTTTGTGCTAGTGCAACAGACGGAGATCAAAATATAGATAAAGTTTTTGCTGAATGTGATGTAGTTTTACAAAATACTTATCATACAAAGGCAAATCAACAAGCTCCAATGGAAACTTTTAGAGCTTATGCCACAAAAGATATGTTTGGAAGACTTAATATAGTTTCATCTACACAAATACCTTTCCACGTAAGAAGAATAGTGGCAAACGCCCTTGATATATCAAAATCAAATATAAGAGTGATAAAACCAAGAATCGGTGGAGGATTTGGAGCAAAACAAACAGCAGTAATGGAGATTTATCCAGCTTTTGTAACTTATATGACTGGAAAAAATTCAAAACTTATCTTCACAAGAGAGGAAAGTCAAACAGCATCTAGCCCAAGACACGAAATGGAAGTTACTGTAAAAATCGGAGCTACAAAAGATGGAAAAATAAAAGCTATTGATCTATACACACTTTCAAATACAGGAGCTTACGGAGAACACGGTCCAACAACAGTAGGACTTAGTGGACATAAATCTATTCCATTATATAGTAAAGCAGATTCATACAGATTTACTTATGATGTAGTTTATACAAATACTATGTCAGCTGGAGCATATAGAGGTTACGGAGCTACTCAAGGAATATTTGCTATTGAATCAATAATTGATGAGTTAGCAGAAAAACTAGGAATGAATCCTATTGAACTAAGAGAAAAAAATATGGTAAGAGAGGGAGATTTTATGCCAGCTTATTATGGAGAAACTGCCAATAGCTGTGCTTTAGATAGATGTCTTGCTCGTGCTAAAAAAATGATAGACTGGGATTCTAAATATCCACGTCGTGATATGGGAAATGGAAAAGTTAGAGGAGTAGGACTTGGATTTTCTATGCAAGGGTCTTCTATATCAAATGTTGACGTTGGTTCTGTTGCAATAAAAGTAGGAGATGATGGATTCTATAATCTTATGGTAGGTGCAACAGATATGGGAACTGGTTGTGATACAGTCCTTGCTCAAATAGCTGCTGAATGTTTAGATTGTAGCGTAGACAATATCATAACTCAAGGGGTTGATACAGATGTATCTCCATATGATTCTGGTTCTTACGCATCAAGTACAACTTATCTAACTGGAATGGCTGTTGTAAAAACTTGTGAAAAACTTATTGAAAGAATAAAAGAAAAAGGAGCTGAATATATAGGCTCATCAGTTGAAGATGTAGACTTTGACGGAAAAAGAGTATATGATTTAGCAACTAATAAAGAAATTTCTCTAAAAGATATAGCAAATAAAGCTTTTTGCAATAATACAAATATTTTATATGCAAGCGAATCTCACTCTTCAAAAGTATCTCCACCACCATATATGGTAGGAATTGCAGAGGTAGAAGTTGACACAGAAACTGGAAAAGTAGATATTATAAATTATAAAGCTGTGGTTGACTGTGGAACTGTTGTAAATCCTAATCTTGCAAGAATACAAACAGAGGGAGGAATCGTTCAAGGAATAGGAATGGCTCTTTATGAAGATGTAGTCTATACTGAGAAAGGAAATTTACAAACAGGTTCATTTATGCAATATAAAATCCCTACAAGAATGGATATTGGAGAAGTGGAAGTACAGTTTGAAAGTAGCTACGAGCCAACAGGTCCATTTGGTGTAAAATCAATAGGGGAAGTTGTAATAAATACTTCATCTCCAGCTATTGCTAACGCTGTATATAACGCTGTTGGTGTAAGAATAAGAGAACTTCCAATAACTCCAGAAAAAGTATTTATGGGAATGAAAAAATTAAATGAAAATTAA
- a CDS encoding nucleotidyltransferase family protein encodes MKINLVLLASGNSKRFGSNKLLYKINGKEMFKYSVDLADDLKKSLKETIKNIIVVSKYQEIKEYVLSKNMIYVENPQSELGISTSIIFGISESEKSESDYIMFMVCDQPYTKSSTIENFIKSFLKSDKGIGAVAFEKIMGNPCIFSWKYLENLKKLSGDIGGKKIIKENLDDVYIYEVSTKKELEDIDFLNKNT; translated from the coding sequence ATGAAAATTAATCTGGTTTTGTTAGCTAGTGGAAATAGCAAAAGATTTGGTAGTAATAAACTACTTTATAAGATAAATGGAAAAGAGATGTTTAAATATTCGGTGGATTTAGCTGATGATTTAAAAAAATCTTTGAAAGAGACTATAAAAAATATAATAGTGGTGTCTAAATATCAAGAGATAAAAGAATATGTACTTTCTAAAAATATGATTTATGTAGAAAATCCTCAAAGTGAATTGGGGATTTCTACCTCTATTATCTTTGGGATTTCTGAAAGTGAAAAATCTGAAAGTGATTATATAATGTTTATGGTATGTGACCAGCCCTATACAAAAAGCTCCACTATAGAGAATTTTATCAAAAGTTTTCTAAAAAGTGATAAAGGGATAGGTGCTGTGGCTTTTGAAAAAATAATGGGAAATCCTTGTATTTTTTCTTGGAAGTATCTTGAGAATTTAAAAAAACTCTCTGGAGATATTGGTGGAAAAAAGATAATAAAAGAAAATCTTGATGATGTGTATATTTACGAGGTATCAACTAAAAAAGAATTGGAAGATATAGATTTTTTGAATAAAAATACTTGA
- the infC gene encoding translation initiation factor IF-3 yields MSAISDKIRINEKIKGKEFRIISNSGEQLGIMTANEALDMARRENLDLVEISPNAAPPVCKIMDFGKYKYEQTRKAKDAKKKQKQIVVKEVKLRTRIDTHDLETKINSIKKFLEKDNKVKVTLVQFGRERSYEDMGIELLDDVASKFDGFAEVEKRYKDAQKHLLLSLKK; encoded by the coding sequence GTGTCGGCTATTTCTGACAAAATTAGAATTAACGAAAAAATAAAAGGGAAAGAATTTAGAATCATATCTAATTCTGGAGAACAACTAGGAATAATGACAGCTAATGAGGCTTTAGATATGGCAAGAAGAGAAAATCTAGATTTAGTAGAGATTTCTCCAAATGCAGCTCCACCAGTTTGCAAAATAATGGATTTTGGAAAATATAAATATGAGCAAACTAGAAAAGCTAAAGATGCTAAGAAAAAACAAAAACAAATAGTTGTTAAAGAAGTTAAGTTAAGAACAAGAATAGATACTCACGATTTAGAAACAAAAATCAACAGTATCAAAAAATTCTTAGAAAAAGATAATAAAGTTAAAGTTACTTTAGTACAATTCGGAAGAGAGAGAAGTTACGAAGATATGGGAATAGAACTTCTTGATGACGTAGCTAGTAAATTTGATGGATTTGCTGAAGTTGAAAAAAGATATAAAGATGCACAAAAGCATTTATTATTGTCACTAAAAAAATAG